A single region of the Undibacterium piscinae genome encodes:
- a CDS encoding DUF2905 domain-containing protein, which yields MIRWVVVIFVALIVFSTLLPWLEKLGIGRLPGDFRFKLFGKVFSLPFSSTILLSLVVLLLARFLK from the coding sequence ATGATACGTTGGGTAGTAGTGATCTTTGTGGCCTTGATCGTGTTTTCGACCTTGTTGCCCTGGCTGGAAAAACTCGGCATAGGCCGCTTGCCGGGGGATTTCCGTTTCAAGCTGTTCGGCAAGGTTTTTTCCTTGCCGTTTTCCTCCACCATCTTGCTGTCGCTGGTGGTGTTGCTGCTCGCACGCTTTCTCAAGTAA